One window of the Actinomyces procaprae genome contains the following:
- a CDS encoding FHA domain-containing protein: MTDTSAERGTLWAEGTWSAAVTPRGVLLLPPEVPEELVTGLWRLLRDPEGTLTAILDRLVMGAGGHLSRIPDFALVLLEQSGTHLALRGAPSLQIDGQAFDAAGVATWMESFLPGESSVVLTAPEQPGTVLRPAVDAVVRTARLQLGSLDAEAEDTTEMEADAAAEPDAAAAATETEAATTKAEADTVAEARPDAQADAAPAGEADAPAVVDSSAPAEPETAELEPVQAPERPAAPGDHDGWTVADLPDDLVDELSGMLPEQDRHEEAPVQGADTEVPDTEVTRMALSVVCPSGHANPTNYVSCRECGVELTQPARIIACPPLGRVRVSSGGEVVLDRPVLVGREPSAERVNELNGTAPALITVPSPEQVISRNHLLIRLDEWSVLARSLSTGNGTVLRRDGVSPMRMSSTEPVLLRSGDILDLGDGQSLLLEDLP; the protein is encoded by the coding sequence GTGACCGACACTAGCGCCGAACGCGGAACTCTGTGGGCTGAGGGCACCTGGAGCGCGGCGGTTACCCCCCGGGGCGTGCTGTTGCTGCCACCGGAGGTACCTGAGGAGCTGGTGACAGGACTGTGGAGGCTGCTACGGGACCCTGAGGGGACGCTAACCGCCATCCTTGATCGCCTTGTGATGGGAGCGGGTGGGCATCTCTCCCGCATTCCCGACTTCGCCCTGGTACTTCTTGAGCAGTCCGGCACTCACCTGGCCCTGCGCGGAGCGCCGTCCTTGCAGATCGACGGCCAGGCCTTCGACGCCGCCGGCGTGGCAACCTGGATGGAGTCCTTCCTGCCTGGAGAGTCCTCTGTAGTGTTGACTGCGCCCGAGCAGCCGGGGACGGTGCTGCGCCCCGCTGTGGACGCCGTGGTGCGCACTGCGCGCCTGCAGCTGGGGAGCCTTGACGCCGAGGCCGAGGACACCACTGAGATGGAGGCGGACGCCGCAGCGGAGCCCGACGCTGCGGCAGCCGCCACTGAGACCGAGGCTGCTACCACTAAGGCGGAGGCGGATACCGTGGCGGAGGCACGCCCGGATGCACAGGCCGACGCGGCACCGGCAGGGGAGGCCGATGCCCCCGCCGTCGTGGACTCGTCGGCACCGGCGGAGCCGGAGACGGCCGAGCTGGAGCCGGTCCAGGCGCCCGAACGCCCCGCAGCCCCCGGTGACCACGACGGGTGGACGGTGGCGGACCTGCCCGACGACCTCGTCGATGAGCTGAGCGGCATGCTCCCGGAGCAGGACCGTCACGAGGAGGCACCGGTGCAGGGAGCCGATACGGAGGTGCCCGACACCGAGGTCACTCGCATGGCCCTGTCTGTCGTCTGCCCCTCCGGGCACGCCAACCCCACGAACTATGTCAGCTGCCGTGAATGCGGCGTCGAACTCACACAGCCCGCGCGAATTATCGCCTGCCCGCCGCTGGGCCGGGTACGTGTCTCCTCCGGTGGTGAGGTCGTGCTCGACCGGCCGGTGCTAGTCGGGCGCGAACCCTCCGCGGAGCGCGTCAACGAGCTCAACGGCACCGCGCCCGCCCTGATTACAGTGCCCAGCCCGGAGCAGGTCATCTCTCGCAACCACCTGCTCATCCGGCTCGACGAGTGGTCGGTGCTGGCACGCAGCCTGTCGACCGGCAACGGCACCGTGCTGCGACGTGACGGCGTATCCCCGATGCGAATGTCCTCTACCGAGCCCGTGCTGCTGCGCAGTGGCGACATCCTGGACCTGGGTGACGGACAGTCGCTCCTGCTGGAGGATCTTCCGTGA
- a CDS encoding serine/threonine-protein kinase gives MTADREGSPPSIPGFTYLRDLGAGGYSRVYLYEQHMPQREVAVKVMDCGVSGGPYSSFESEANLMARVSSHPAILSIYGAGAAADGRLFLVMEYCPPPQLSMVLRRGPLSVADALSTTIQIAGAVESAHRVGIVHRDIKPANILFTAYRRPVLSDFGISAMSGPRGDSDENDALRGMSVPWAPPEQLVGSHMADPASDIYSLAATAYAMLTGRSPFEIPDASDSVYELSRRIIKNPLPPLGRQDLPPSLYRVLSVAMAKDPARRYPTALAFARALQQVEAELGLPMTAVDLFHTAADTEVVPDADDLIEDTNATRLGVFEPVAEAAMHPPAVDIHAEADGEQENGTRRSRLLIGALAAVVTVVAVTAALVSSRMSEQNRPAATFATLAPAPSADPLGVSVTPPRGLSGALSEDGSTVTFTWEAPTDDWEGSYLFREDVPGDSDAAMQSTQQTSVQLPARPDNTCIEVYSVRSDGRTSGAAAACVRTPAQDGAAVG, from the coding sequence GTGACCGCGGACCGCGAGGGATCCCCGCCATCCATACCCGGATTCACCTACCTGCGGGACCTGGGGGCGGGGGGCTACTCGCGGGTCTACCTGTACGAGCAGCACATGCCGCAGCGTGAAGTGGCTGTCAAGGTCATGGACTGCGGTGTCAGCGGCGGCCCCTACTCTAGCTTCGAGTCCGAGGCCAACCTGATGGCGCGGGTCTCCTCCCATCCGGCGATCCTGTCCATATACGGCGCGGGCGCGGCGGCCGATGGCCGCCTGTTCCTGGTGATGGAGTACTGTCCGCCGCCGCAGCTGAGCATGGTGCTGCGCCGTGGCCCACTGAGCGTCGCCGACGCCCTGAGCACCACCATCCAGATCGCCGGGGCCGTCGAGTCAGCGCACCGGGTCGGCATCGTGCACCGGGACATCAAGCCCGCGAACATCCTGTTCACCGCCTACCGTCGCCCGGTGCTGTCGGACTTCGGTATTTCCGCCATGAGCGGTCCCCGCGGTGATAGTGATGAGAATGACGCGCTGCGGGGTATGAGCGTCCCGTGGGCGCCCCCCGAGCAGCTGGTCGGCTCGCACATGGCCGATCCTGCCTCGGACATCTACTCCCTGGCCGCAACCGCGTACGCCATGCTCACCGGCCGCAGTCCGTTCGAGATCCCCGACGCCTCCGACTCCGTCTACGAGCTGTCCCGGCGCATCATCAAGAACCCGTTGCCGCCCCTGGGACGGCAGGACCTCCCTCCGTCGTTGTACCGCGTGCTCAGTGTGGCCATGGCCAAGGACCCCGCCCGCCGCTACCCGACGGCCCTGGCCTTCGCCCGTGCCCTGCAACAGGTGGAGGCCGAGCTGGGCCTGCCGATGACAGCGGTCGACCTGTTTCACACCGCTGCTGACACGGAGGTCGTCCCCGACGCCGACGACCTGATTGAGGACACCAATGCCACTCGCCTGGGGGTGTTCGAACCGGTCGCGGAGGCCGCGATGCACCCACCCGCCGTCGATATCCACGCGGAGGCAGACGGTGAGCAGGAGAACGGGACGCGGCGCTCGCGGCTGCTGATCGGGGCGCTGGCCGCGGTCGTCACCGTGGTCGCGGTCACGGCCGCACTCGTTTCCTCACGCATGTCTGAGCAGAACCGACCGGCGGCCACATTCGCGACACTCGCCCCCGCGCCCAGCGCGGACCCACTCGGAGTGTCCGTGACCCCACCCCGCGGCCTGTCCGGTGCCCTGTCGGAGGACGGGAGCACGGTGACTTTCACCTGGGAGGCGCCGACGGATGACTGGGAGGGAAGCTACCTGTTCCGTGAGGATGTCCCCGGTGACAGCGACGCCGCCATGCAATCGACGCAGCAGACCTCGGTCCAACTGCCGGCCCGCCCTGACAACACCTGCATAGAGGTCTACTCGGTGCGCTCCGACGGCAGGACCTCCGGCGCAGCGGCGGCGTGTGTACGCACCCCTGCGCAGGATGGCGCCGCTGTCGGATAG
- a CDS encoding RDD family protein, producing MTATSASRCTSGGPTSLPTPTDGAAAKATYGSVGTVPSAPGAGMVSPAPVRARVIAGLIDLAGGAVVCGMLGALLNRLSGLNWIGALALAILIVLAVREVVLGRTGWSPGGRLMGVQLISERTGLPPGPALLLHADLTFICVVPTLGLGAIVLMRTAATDPQGRGWHDRLTGVKLVQLHTRQGADSPASAAAARSTAAGRRGPFSDGRFSFAPSGSPIAEADDTVDSSRAAFSNPNTRSVIIDSVPWSAVPTPLDSTTNDAPAAPLGEAVDSGVVRSTRTAVPSRRDPQPPAQSQDASATAAEPRRRTRAQHRKSEPDTVGIRLVPTDGGAPILLTTPTVVGRDPENISEYPDAARVPLTDVSRSISKTHAAIAPVPGGLWVTDLHSTNGTRIEQQGVIKEAQPEVPAPAPIGSMLLLGRAAYQIEG from the coding sequence GTGACGGCCACTTCAGCATCTCGTTGCACCAGCGGCGGCCCTACGTCTCTGCCGACCCCGACTGACGGGGCTGCCGCCAAGGCCACGTACGGCTCTGTAGGCACGGTTCCGTCCGCCCCCGGCGCGGGGATGGTCTCCCCCGCGCCGGTGCGCGCGCGCGTCATTGCGGGCCTGATCGACCTGGCCGGAGGCGCCGTGGTATGCGGGATGCTCGGCGCACTGTTGAACCGGCTCAGCGGCCTGAACTGGATCGGGGCCCTGGCCTTGGCGATCCTGATCGTGCTGGCAGTGCGTGAAGTCGTCCTGGGGCGGACCGGTTGGAGCCCGGGGGGCCGACTAATGGGCGTACAGCTGATCAGTGAGCGGACCGGGCTGCCCCCGGGGCCCGCGCTGCTCCTGCACGCAGACCTCACCTTCATCTGCGTGGTCCCCACGCTCGGTCTCGGCGCCATCGTCCTCATGCGCACCGCCGCCACCGACCCGCAGGGCAGAGGCTGGCACGACCGGCTGACCGGCGTGAAGCTGGTGCAGCTGCACACCCGACAAGGGGCCGACTCCCCGGCGTCCGCCGCCGCGGCCCGCTCCACCGCGGCGGGCAGGCGGGGCCCGTTCTCAGACGGACGCTTCTCGTTCGCTCCCTCCGGCAGCCCGATCGCGGAGGCGGATGACACCGTCGACAGCTCCAGGGCGGCATTCTCCAATCCGAACACCCGGTCCGTGATCATTGACTCCGTTCCCTGGTCCGCGGTGCCGACGCCGCTCGACTCCACGACCAATGACGCGCCTGCCGCCCCCCTCGGGGAGGCCGTGGATTCCGGCGTCGTCCGCAGCACGCGAACCGCCGTTCCCTCCCGTCGCGACCCGCAGCCGCCCGCGCAGTCGCAGGACGCGTCTGCCACCGCTGCAGAACCGCGCCGCCGTACCCGTGCACAGCATCGCAAGTCCGAGCCGGACACGGTCGGCATCCGGCTGGTGCCGACCGATGGCGGTGCACCGATCCTGCTGACGACCCCTACGGTCGTGGGGCGAGATCCGGAGAACATCTCCGAGTACCCCGATGCGGCGCGCGTGCCGCTGACCGATGTCAGCCGGTCGATCTCCAAGACCCATGCCGCCATCGCCCCCGTTCCCGGAGGCCTGTGGGTGACGGACCTGCACTCCACCAACGGCACGCGCATCGAGCAGCAGGGCGTAATTAAGGAGGCGCAGCCGGAGGTGCCGGCTCCTGCGCCGATCGGCTCGATGCTGCTCCTGGGGCGCGCCGCCTACCAAATCGAGGGCTGA
- a CDS encoding transglutaminase-like domain-containing protein, with product MKTSVGKRRLYQALVTVLLLIGTVPFIVPFGSVIGVVVGACGVALGVGIGLGTARVGLSALPTLAVTAAAHVLLAPWLLPDVEHGPEGVYTVLASTITVWRDALTLPLPLTAFSAMTVLPWLTGLACGVMAIRAVSADRLHPVGFVVLGEAAVGIAWGDTVTPLGAVVGAVLTAGVLGLWAISAQWGRRDRVAEALEESDSGVTAGARRGIARAGVLLTAITLIVAIAAPAAPNARTVLRDAFNPPLDLTEYATPLALIRTLETQLSSTRLMEVSGLPANARVRIAALDSYDGLSARISQDSGGGAHFQHVGEGTPLLSDAFTADVEPGDSSAGGADAGSAEADATVTFTLDGYTYPWVPTVTDTLSITPSGARAKAISDSLFYDTFSSTGLVTARLAPGDILTENVRIPSTPADADLRQLPLADVTLGAVEDVPPSVQALAHSLVGSESEPLNQIHALQQALRTGYYSDGTKSPSEPGHGAARLASMVAADSLVGDDEQYAVLMMLMCRSLGIPARVVMGFQPATDGDSTNVTGEDIAAWVEVAFEQVGWVAFDVTPERDQVPQQQNARKVSNPEPQVLQPPLPQQDPAELPPVYEDDDRDSSDEDRPAAVPAAVIISVAIALGIAALLAAMIAAKAVRRARRRRRDGVDRALGAWDEIVDRARDLGGRAPMGLTRREAAADLSKAFPQADLPRFARAIDAQVFAAGDPSSYDLNQIWDSADAIVPVMASDRPRWRRLLAQLSPSSLLRPAGRRTRIQTRISRRTGS from the coding sequence ATGAAGACCTCAGTGGGCAAGCGTCGTCTCTACCAGGCACTGGTCACCGTCCTGCTGCTGATCGGCACCGTCCCCTTCATCGTCCCCTTCGGCTCTGTGATCGGAGTCGTGGTCGGCGCCTGCGGGGTGGCGCTCGGCGTCGGTATCGGGCTGGGGACGGCCCGTGTGGGACTGTCGGCGCTGCCGACACTCGCCGTTACCGCCGCCGCCCACGTGCTGCTCGCCCCCTGGCTGCTACCGGACGTAGAGCACGGCCCGGAGGGTGTGTACACGGTCCTGGCGTCCACGATCACGGTGTGGCGCGACGCCCTCACCCTGCCTCTGCCGCTGACCGCCTTCTCCGCGATGACGGTCCTGCCCTGGCTGACGGGACTGGCCTGTGGGGTTATGGCAATCCGCGCCGTCAGCGCCGACAGGCTCCACCCGGTCGGCTTCGTGGTCCTGGGGGAGGCCGCGGTCGGCATCGCCTGGGGTGACACCGTCACGCCCCTGGGGGCAGTCGTCGGCGCGGTGCTCACCGCCGGCGTGCTGGGGCTGTGGGCTATATCGGCCCAGTGGGGCCGACGCGACCGGGTGGCCGAGGCGCTGGAGGAGTCCGACTCGGGTGTGACCGCGGGAGCACGACGCGGCATCGCCCGTGCGGGAGTCCTTCTCACCGCGATCACGCTCATCGTCGCCATTGCTGCGCCTGCCGCGCCTAACGCCCGCACGGTGCTGCGCGACGCATTCAACCCGCCGTTGGACCTGACCGAGTACGCCACCCCGTTGGCGCTGATCCGCACACTGGAGACGCAGCTGTCCTCCACAAGGCTCATGGAGGTCTCCGGCCTACCCGCGAATGCCCGCGTCCGCATCGCCGCGCTCGACTCCTACGACGGCCTGTCCGCCCGCATCAGCCAGGACTCCGGAGGAGGTGCGCACTTCCAGCATGTCGGTGAGGGCACTCCGCTGCTGTCCGACGCCTTCACCGCCGACGTGGAGCCCGGGGACTCCTCCGCAGGCGGTGCGGATGCGGGTTCTGCGGAGGCCGACGCAACTGTCACCTTCACCCTCGACGGCTACACCTACCCGTGGGTTCCCACCGTTACGGACACGCTGAGCATCACCCCCTCCGGCGCACGGGCCAAGGCGATCAGCGACTCCCTGTTCTACGACACCTTCTCCTCAACTGGCCTGGTCACCGCCAGGCTCGCCCCCGGGGACATCCTTACCGAGAACGTCAGGATTCCCTCCACGCCCGCTGACGCCGACCTGAGGCAGCTGCCGCTCGCCGACGTCACCCTCGGTGCGGTGGAGGATGTGCCGCCGTCGGTGCAAGCATTGGCGCACTCGCTGGTCGGCTCCGAGTCCGAACCGCTCAACCAGATCCACGCCCTGCAGCAGGCGCTGCGCACCGGCTACTACTCCGACGGCACCAAGAGCCCCTCCGAGCCCGGTCACGGTGCCGCCCGCCTGGCCTCGATGGTCGCCGCCGACTCTCTGGTCGGCGATGATGAGCAGTACGCGGTCCTCATGATGCTCATGTGCCGCTCGCTCGGCATCCCTGCGCGGGTGGTGATGGGCTTCCAGCCGGCTACTGACGGCGACTCCACCAATGTCACCGGAGAGGACATCGCCGCCTGGGTGGAGGTCGCCTTCGAGCAGGTCGGCTGGGTCGCTTTCGACGTCACCCCCGAACGCGACCAGGTGCCCCAGCAGCAGAACGCGCGCAAGGTGTCCAATCCCGAGCCGCAGGTGCTGCAGCCACCGCTGCCCCAGCAGGACCCAGCGGAGCTGCCACCCGTCTATGAGGATGATGATCGGGACAGCTCCGATGAGGATCGGCCCGCGGCTGTGCCCGCCGCCGTGATCATCTCCGTGGCGATCGCGCTGGGGATTGCGGCACTGCTGGCGGCCATGATCGCCGCCAAGGCTGTGCGCCGGGCTCGACGACGACGCCGCGATGGCGTGGACCGCGCCCTGGGCGCCTGGGACGAGATCGTGGACCGCGCCCGTGATCTCGGCGGGCGCGCGCCGATGGGGCTGACCCGCCGGGAGGCTGCGGCGGATCTGTCGAAAGCGTTCCCCCAGGCGGATCTGCCCCGCTTCGCCCGAGCGATTGACGCTCAGGTTTTCGCCGCAGGCGACCCGTCATCGTACGATTTGAACCAGATCTGGGATTCGGCCGACGCCATTGTTCCGGTAATGGCATCCGACCGTCCCCGCTGGCGCCGTCTGCTGGCCCAGCTCTCGCCGAGCTCGCTGCTTCGACCCGCTGGACGCAGGACACGGATTCAGACACGCATTTCTAGGAGGACAGGCTCGTGA